A window of Gemmatimonadota bacterium contains these coding sequences:
- a CDS encoding mandelate racemase — protein MLIKEVKIHLIEMEGKRPIRTMFVIPGQLRSQFDRRATPGHEPNQLCFIRVITDTGIEGWSTAFYTWGPARAFAETWLDAFRHELVGADPLDREYIFQKLWFANRFNWLHPWNMSYADVALWDIAGKYARLSVAKLLGAFRDRIPTYVSSGNYPDPERFVEFGLEVQEEGYKGYKLHSRLGPEADIQVARNVREALGDGFTLMHDPVQIYTYPEAVQVGRALEELNYKWLEEPLQEWDITALKKLCDTLDIPIAASEWVFGGSHHVATLLAQGAADIVRGDAIVSGGITGLMKVAHVAEAFGVACEVHERGPMFCFAHAQALAAMSNCEFFELNGVNPKAPTEDPLVKNPIQIEEGYLIVPQGPGLGVELDWEEIERRTVEVL, from the coding sequence ATGCTAATCAAAGAGGTCAAAATCCATCTCATAGAGATGGAAGGGAAACGCCCTATAAGAACCATGTTCGTAATACCCGGACAGCTTCGGTCTCAATTCGACAGGCGGGCAACGCCGGGTCATGAGCCGAACCAATTGTGTTTCATCCGGGTAATTACCGACACCGGGATCGAGGGCTGGTCCACGGCATTTTATACCTGGGGACCAGCCCGGGCCTTTGCAGAGACCTGGCTGGATGCATTCCGACACGAACTGGTGGGCGCAGACCCTCTGGACCGGGAATACATCTTTCAAAAGCTGTGGTTCGCCAACCGCTTCAATTGGCTACACCCGTGGAATATGAGCTATGCAGACGTGGCACTGTGGGATATCGCCGGCAAATATGCCAGGCTATCCGTGGCCAAACTTCTGGGAGCGTTTCGCGACCGAATACCGACGTATGTGAGTTCGGGAAATTATCCAGACCCGGAGCGATTTGTAGAGTTTGGATTGGAAGTACAGGAAGAGGGGTACAAGGGTTACAAACTACACAGCCGGTTGGGACCTGAAGCGGATATCCAGGTCGCGCGAAACGTGCGAGAAGCGCTGGGTGATGGGTTCACCTTGATGCACGATCCCGTTCAGATCTACACCTATCCGGAAGCAGTGCAAGTGGGGCGGGCACTGGAGGAATTGAACTACAAATGGCTGGAAGAACCGCTCCAGGAGTGGGACATTACAGCACTCAAAAAACTGTGCGATACCCTGGATATTCCAATAGCGGCATCGGAATGGGTATTCGGAGGATCTCACCATGTAGCGACGCTACTGGCTCAAGGCGCAGCGGATATTGTGCGGGGAGACGCGATCGTATCGGGTGGAATTACCGGATTGATGAAGGTAGCGCATGTGGCCGAAGCATTCGGAGTGGCGTGCGAGGTACACGAGCGCGGACCAATGTTCTGCTTTGCCCATGCACAGGCGCTGGCCGCGATGAGCAACTGCGAGTTTTTTGAATTGAACGGCGTAAATCCCAAGGCACCGACCGAGGATCCGCTCGTGAAGAATCCCATACAGATAGAAGAGGGGTACCTGATTGTGCCGCAGGGACCGGGATTGGGTGTGGAACTGGACTGGGAGGAAATAGAGCGACGGACAGTAGAAGTGCTCTGA
- a CDS encoding fumarylacetoacetate hydrolase family protein, whose translation MKILRYSADGEIHYGILEEDGTVRRLIDSPFESLDTSDVVTHLDQVRVLAPVEAPRVIGVGLNYSEHARESGQDPPPFPMLFMKPSTGVIGPEEPIIYPHQGKEIHYECELAVVIGKTARRVSDAEALDCVLGYTCGNDVSERVIQAAEMALGCMLIGKGFDTFCPLGPVIATGLDPTHLDVTTRLNGEVRQQANTSDLLFSVAQLISYISEAMTLLPGDVIMTGTPSGVGPFAPGDTIEIEISGIGILRNPVVAETR comes from the coding sequence ATGAAGATTCTGCGGTATAGCGCCGATGGGGAAATCCATTACGGCATTCTGGAGGAGGATGGTACAGTTCGTCGGCTAATCGATTCTCCCTTCGAAAGCCTGGATACCAGCGATGTAGTTACACATCTGGACCAGGTGCGTGTACTCGCACCGGTCGAAGCCCCCAGGGTCATCGGAGTGGGTTTGAACTACTCAGAACACGCCCGCGAAAGCGGCCAGGATCCGCCCCCGTTTCCGATGCTGTTTATGAAGCCTTCTACCGGAGTCATCGGCCCCGAAGAGCCGATCATCTATCCCCATCAAGGCAAGGAGATCCATTACGAATGCGAACTGGCCGTTGTCATTGGGAAGACGGCCCGAAGAGTGTCGGATGCTGAAGCCCTGGACTGCGTACTGGGCTATACCTGCGGCAACGATGTGAGCGAACGCGTGATTCAGGCGGCTGAAATGGCGTTGGGCTGTATGCTCATCGGGAAGGGATTCGATACCTTCTGTCCCCTCGGTCCGGTGATTGCAACCGGGCTGGATCCGACCCATCTGGACGTGACCACTCGGCTGAACGGTGAGGTCAGGCAGCAGGCCAATACATCCGACCTGCTGTTTTCGGTTGCCCAGCTGATTTCCTACATCAGCGAGGCGATGACCCTGCTGCCGGGCGACGTGATCATGACCGGAACACCGTCTGGAGTGGGGCCGTTTGCCCCCGGCGATACGATCGAGATTGAGATTTCGGGGATCGGAATCTTGCGCAATCCGGTAGTTGCAGAAACGCGTTGA